GGCGAAACGTGCGCGGTACGTCGGTCAGCACCAGAATCGGCACCCTCGGCCGGTGGGCGGCGACGACGCGCGCGCTGAAGCCGCTCTTCGTGAATACGATCAGCACAGGCGCATCGAGCATCGTGACCGCGGCCGCGCTCGCCGCGGCGATCGCAAACTCGGTGGACACCGCCGTCTCGTCTTTTCGGCGTTCGTCGCGCTGACCGCGGGGACGCGCGCGAGTCTCGATCTCCGTGATGATGCGGGTCATCGCTTCGACGGCCAACCGCGGATATTGTCCCGCCGCGGTCTCGGCCGACAGCATGACCGCGTCGGTGCCGTCGAGGATCGCGTTGGCGACGTCGCTCGCCTCGGCGCGCGTCGGACGCGGATGCGTGATCATGGACTCGAGCATCTGTGTCGCGGTGATCACCGGCCGTCCAAGCCGGTTGCACAGCGCGATGATCCGTTTCTGCGCCCACGGCACCTCCTCGAACGGCAGCTCCACGCCGAGGTCGCCGCGCGCGACCATGATGCCGTCCGAGGCGCGCACGATCGACTCGATGTTCTCGAGCGCCGAATCTTTCTCGATCTTCGCGACGACGAGCATGTGCTTCGGCACGAGCTGCCGCAGCTCGGCGATGTCCTGCGCCCGCCGCACGAAGCTCAGCGCGACGTACTCGAGCTCCTGCTGCACGGCGAAGGCGATGTCCTCGCGATCCTTCGACGTGATCGACGGCGCCGACACCTGCACGCCGGGCAGGTTGATTCCCTTGTGGCTGGAGAGCGTGCCGCCGTGTACGACGCGCGCCGTCACGCGAGGCTTGGCGACATCCAGAACGACGAGCTCGATCAGTCCGTCGTTGATGAGGATCCGGTCACCGTCGTTGACGTCGTCGGCGAGCGCCTCGTAGGTCACGGGCACTTCGTCGCCCTTCTCTTTCCCCTCCGGCGCGAACACGACGTCGCTCCCGTCGAGAAGCTCGCGCGTATTCCCCAGCTCACCGATGCGGATTCGCGGACCCTGGAGATCGCCGAGAATGGCGATCGGCCGCTTCGTCTCGGTGGCAACCTCGCGAATCAGCGCGATCGTCGCCGCGTGCTGTTCGTGCGTGCTATGTGAGAAGTTGATCCGGGCGACGTTCAGGCCGGCGCCGACGAGGCCGCGTAACGCGTCGCGCGTCGAGCTCGATGGGCCCAACGTGCACACGATCTTGGTTCGGCAGTAGCGCAATAGTGGAGTTCGTGTTGACGGCGTGAGTTAGTGGCTCTCGACCAGCTCCTTCCCCAGCGCCTTCGTCTTCGCCTGCAGTCCGGCCAGCAGCGTGTCGTACGACTTCTGGAAACTCGCGATGCCGTCGACCAGCAGCTTCTGCGTCACGTCGTCGATCGAGATTCCGTACGTGCCGAGCTCGTCGATCGTGGCCTGCGCCTCGTCGACGTCCTTGTCCACCGTGCGCGAGACGTTACCGTGGTTGCGGAACGCGTCCACGGTCTGCGGTGGCATCGTGTTCACGGTGTTCGGGCCGATGAGGTCCTCGACGTACATCACGTCGCGGTACGCCGGATTCTTGGTGCTCGTGCTGGCCCACAGCGGACGCTGGATCGTGGCGCCCTTCGCCGACAGCGCCATCCATCTCGGCGAGGCCTTCCGCTCCTGAAAGAGCTTGTAGGCGAGCTTTGCGTTGGCGATCGCCGCCTTGCCTTTCAACCCCTCGAGCGCTTTCGCGTCGCCCGGGCGTAACTTCGCGGCGGCGTCGAGCCGCTTGTCCGTCTCGGTGTCTACGCGGCTCACGAAGAAGCTGGCCACCGAATGAATGTTCGTGATGTCCTTGCCCGCTTCGACACGCTCCTCGAGCCCCGCCATGTATGCGTCGATGACCCGCGCGTACGCCTCGATCGCGAACAGCAACGTGATGTTGATGTTGACGCCGGCGGCCGTGAGTCGCTGCACCGCCTTCGCGCCTTCGACGGTGCCGGGTACCTTCACGAACGCGTTCGGGCGATCCACCGTTTTCCAGAGTCGCGTCGCTTCGTCGATCGTCGCCGCGGCATCGTTGGCCGCGCCGGGCGACACCTCGATCGACACGAAGCCGTCGGCGCCGTGGAGCCCGTCGAACGTCGGACGGAAGATGTCGCACGCGTCGCGCACGTCGGTCGTCGCGATCCGCTCGAACAGCTCCATCGCCGTGAAGTCGCCGGCGGAGAACCGAATCTGATCGTCGTACGTCGTGCCCTCGGCCAACGCCTTCTCGAAGATCGTCGGGTTCGACGTCATTCCGGTCACGGCATCGTCGCGAATTCGGCGCGCCAAGTCGCCGTTCTTCAGGATCGTGCGATCGATGAAGTCCAACCAGATCGCCACGCCCGCATCATGAAGATCCTTGAGTCGATTCTCACTCACTTCTCTCTCTCCCCCGAACTCTTCGCTGTTCAAGCGGTTCCCGTCCACCTGTCCAC
Above is a genomic segment from Gemmatimonadaceae bacterium containing:
- the tal gene encoding transaldolase, translating into MSENRLKDLHDAGVAIWLDFIDRTILKNGDLARRIRDDAVTGMTSNPTIFEKALAEGTTYDDQIRFSAGDFTAMELFERIATTDVRDACDIFRPTFDGLHGADGFVSIEVSPGAANDAAATIDEATRLWKTVDRPNAFVKVPGTVEGAKAVQRLTAAGVNINITLLFAIEAYARVIDAYMAGLEERVEAGKDITNIHSVASFFVSRVDTETDKRLDAAAKLRPGDAKALEGLKGKAAIANAKLAYKLFQERKASPRWMALSAKGATIQRPLWASTSTKNPAYRDVMYVEDLIGPNTVNTMPPQTVDAFRNHGNVSRTVDKDVDEAQATIDELGTYGISIDDVTQKLLVDGIASFQKSYDTLLAGLQAKTKALGKELVESH
- the pyk gene encoding pyruvate kinase: MRYCRTKIVCTLGPSSSTRDALRGLVGAGLNVARINFSHSTHEQHAATIALIREVATETKRPIAILGDLQGPRIRIGELGNTRELLDGSDVVFAPEGKEKGDEVPVTYEALADDVNDGDRILINDGLIELVVLDVAKPRVTARVVHGGTLSSHKGINLPGVQVSAPSITSKDREDIAFAVQQELEYVALSFVRRAQDIAELRQLVPKHMLVVAKIEKDSALENIESIVRASDGIMVARGDLGVELPFEEVPWAQKRIIALCNRLGRPVITATQMLESMITHPRPTRAEASDVANAILDGTDAVMLSAETAAGQYPRLAVEAMTRIITEIETRARPRGQRDERRKDETAVSTEFAIAAASAAAVTMLDAPVLIVFTKSGFSARVVAAHRPRVPILVLTDVPRTFRQLALVWGVIPELVKHCNTYDEMVQLALEAVQRRGLARDGDRVVVTAGVPFDVPGTTNLLKVETV